The Bacteroidota bacterium genome segment CGCTACCCACGAAGTGGGTCACTGGCTGGGCCTCTACCACATCTGGGGCGATGACGGCGGTGCCTGCTCCGGATCTGATCAGGTGTCTGACACTCCGAATCAGGGTGGCGAAAACTACGGCTGCTTCAATGTAGGCCAGTCTGTTACCGACAACTGCACAGCGACTGCACCCGGTGTAATGTGGCTCAACTACATGGACTACACCGATGATGCCTGCATGTATATGTTCACAACCGGCCAGAAAACCCGTATGTGGAGTGTGCTCAACGGCTCACGTTCAAGCCTGTTAACTTCAAATTCCTGCACACCTGTGGGTATCGAAGAACTCAATGTACTCCACGCAATCAGCGTATATCCTTCTCCTTCAAACGGTGAAGTAACCGTTGATTTCAACGGTAATAATGCCACAGACGTAGATGTGGTTGTATATAATACCGTTGGACAGGCTGTGCTTACCGCACGTTACGCCACCCTCAGCGATTCACGCATTGTGCTCGACCTGAGCGATGTGGCTGCAGGTGTGTATGCAATTGAAATCAGCTACGGCGGTGAGAAAACAAACCGCAAAGTGGTTATTCAATAACGAACCAAACTGTTAAAAAAAGACTGTTTCCGTGAATGGAAACAGTCTTTTTTTTTGAAAGTTAACCGGGTGAATAACCAGATTTATCTCACAATATGTTTAGGCAGCTATAGAATTTCGAACTAAATTAAGTGCATGAAACACTTCCTTACCATAGCCATAGTACTAGCATTTAGTACTGCAGCGTTTGCCCAGCAGCCCGCTATACGTTGCCACACAAACGAATTTGCAGCACAACATACCGATGTACAAACACAGCAAAATTATGCGGATGCAGAAAACCGCATTACACGCTGGCTTGAACAACATCCCGATGCAGGTAATACACGCACAACCATTGTAATTCCTGTTATTTTTCATGTGGTGTACAACAATGCACAGGGCAATGTGGCTCCGCTAAGGCTTATTGAGCAGCTTGATGTGCTTAATGAAGATTTTGGCGGCTACAACAGCGACTATGGAAATACGCCGGCGGTGTGGCAACCTATAAGCGGTAATACGGATATTCAGTTCTGCCTCGCACATGTAAACCCGCAGGGCGGTTGGACAAATGGTTATGAATATTATCAGACCAATGCGAGCCTTTGCACATTCAGCAATATTTTCACCACAGCACCGGGATGGAATCCGAACAATTACCTGAATATCTGGGTGGTACAATGCAACAACAGCGTGCTTGGTTTTGCAGCACCTCCGGGCAGCCCGGCTACGGAAGACGGTGTGGTGATTATGCACAATTATATTGGCCAAACAGGAGCATCAGCACCTTATGATCTGGGCCGTACTGCCACTCACGAAGTAGGCCACTGGCTGGGGCTGCAACATATCTGGGGCGATGATGGAGGCGCCTGCACGGGTACTGATAATGTAGCCGACACACCCAATCAGGCCGATAATACTTTTGGCTGTCAGGCTGTAAACACCGTGCTCACCGATGCATGCTCACCTGCTGCGCCGGGTATTATGTGGATGAATTACATGGACTACAGCGATGATGCCTGCATGTACATGTTTACACAGGGGCAGAAAGCGCGCATGTGGGCCACCATTAACTCGGTACGTGCCGGCTTGCTTACTTCAACTGTTTGTCAGATTACCGGCACATCGCAGCAGGACTTGCAACCTATGCCTGCATTGTTTCCCAATCCGGCGCAACAAACCGCTGCAATTGAAATTCCGCAAGGCTATGGCGATGTACTAAGCATTGATATGTACACTGCAAGCGGGCAGCTTGTGTGGCAACAAAACCAGCCCGCACTCAACGAACAGCGGATTATGCTCGACCTCAGCACATTTGAAACAGGCGTG includes the following:
- a CDS encoding T9SS type A sorting domain-containing protein, with amino-acid sequence MKHFLTIAIVLAFSTAAFAQQPAIRCHTNEFAAQHTDVQTQQNYADAENRITRWLEQHPDAGNTRTTIVIPVIFHVVYNNAQGNVAPLRLIEQLDVLNEDFGGYNSDYGNTPAVWQPISGNTDIQFCLAHVNPQGGWTNGYEYYQTNASLCTFSNIFTTAPGWNPNNYLNIWVVQCNNSVLGFAAPPGSPATEDGVVIMHNYIGQTGASAPYDLGRTATHEVGHWLGLQHIWGDDGGACTGTDNVADTPNQADNTFGCQAVNTVLTDACSPAAPGIMWMNYMDYSDDACMYMFTQGQKARMWATINSVRAGLLTSTVCQITGTSQQDLQPMPALFPNPAQQTAAIEIPQGYGDVLSIDMYTASGQLVWQQNQPALNEQRIMLDLSTFETGVYFIRLRTAGGNTVLKLIRE